The DNA region CGTCCCCGCCCCAGGCTGGGAGGTCTCGCGCCGCCGGTCCAGCGCGAGGACCGCCTTTCCCCGCCCCGGCTCCGGCACCGTCAGGGTCCCCCCGACCGGGTGATCGACGGTGACCGTCAGGCGGGCGACGTCCCCGACGCGGATCTCCGCGGGCTCCAGCGAGGCGGACACCGCGAGCGGCGCGGGCGCGGCGCCGGCGGCCGGGTGCGGGACCATGGCGACCGCGAGACAGACCGCCGCCGCCGAGGCCAGCCTCCTGCACTCGGGCTTCCTCACATCCGCAGCCTTCGCTCCCGGAGCTTGAAGAAGGAGATCAGCTCGCGCTCGTACGGCTCGCCCGCGAAGACCTCGACCGCATCGCAGCGCGCGCCCCGCAGGGTGTCGAGCAGACGTCGGCGCCGCTCGCCCCACCCCCGCGCGAGCGCCTCCCGCACGCCGCGGCCCGAGGTGTCCACGAGCCGCCGCGCCCCCGACTCCGGGTCGCGCCACTCGACGAGCCCGACCGCGGGCCACTCGCGCTCGCGCCGGTCGCCGATGACGACGGAGATCAGGTCGTGGCGCCGCGCCGTCACCCGCAGCGGCCGCTCGAAGCCGGCGTCGTGAAAGTCGCTGAGCAGGAAGGCCACCGAGCGTCGGTGCGTCACCCGGTTGAGGAACTCCAGCGCCGAGACCAGCCGCGTGCCGCGCCCCCGCGGCGTGAACGAGAGCACCTCGCGGATCACCCGCAGCACGTGGCCGCTCCCCTTGCCCGGCGGGACGTGCAGCTCCACCCGGTCCGTGAAGAGCACCAGACCGACGCGGTCGTTGTTGCGGATGGCGGCGAAGGCGAGCACGGCCGCGATCTCCGCCGCGAGGTCCTTCTTGAACCGCGCCGTGCCGCCGAAGAACTGCGACGCGGAGACGTCGACGAGCAGCATGACCGTCAGCTCGCGCTCCTCCACGAACTTCTTGACGAAGAGTCCGCCGCCGCGCGCGCTGACGTTCCAGTCGATGCTGCGGACGTCGTCCCCCGGGACGTACGCGCGCACCTCCTGGAACTCCATCCCCTGGCCCTTGAAGACGCTGAGGTACTCGCCGCCAAAGACGCTGGTGACCATCCGGTTCGTCCGGATCTCGATCTGGCGGACCCGCCGCAGCACCTCCCGCGGGATCGCCGCGGCGGCTGCCCCGGGGACCTCCGGCGCGGCCTTCGGGCGGGGCGCGGGCGTCACGGGACGGGCAGCTCGCCGAGGATGCGGCCGATCAGCCCGTCGGCGGTGATCTCCTCCGCCTCGGCCTCGTAGGAGACGATCAGCCGGTGGCGCAGCACGTCCGGGGCAATCGCCTTCACGTCCTGGGGCGTCACGTAGCCGCGCCCCGCGACGAAGGCGTGCGCCCTCGCGGCGACCGCCAGGTAGAGGCTCGCGCGCGGGGAGGCCCCGTAGCGGATGTAGTCCCCGAGCTTGAGCTGGTACTTCTCCGGCTCGCGCGTGGCGAAGACGACCGAGAGGATGTAGTCCTTGATCTTCGCGTCGACGTAGATCGCGTCGACCACCTGCCGGGCACGGACGAGGGCCTCGGGCCGGACCACCGGCCGGACCGCGATCTCCTTCTCGGTGAACGCCATCGCGTCCATGATCCGGCGCTCCTCCTCGAGGGTCGGGTAGCCGACGCGGAGCTTGAGCATGAAGCGGTCCACCTGCGCCTCGGGGAGCGGGTACGTCCCTTCCTGCTCGATCGGGTTCTGCGTGGCCAGCACCAGGAACGGCCGCGGCAGCGGGAACGTCTCCTGCCCGATCGTGACCTGCCGCTCCTGCATGGCCTCGAGCAGCGCGCTCTGCACCTTCGCGGGGGCGCGGTTGATCTCGTCGGCCAGGACGAGGTTCGCGAAGATGGGCCCCTTGCGGGTGCTGAAGGTCGCCTCGCGCGGGTTGTAGACCAGCGTCCCGACCAGGTCGGCGGGCAGCAGGTCGGGCGTGAACTGGACGCGCTGGAACGAGACGTCGATCAGCGCCGCGAGCGTGCGCACCGCCAGCGTCTTGGCCAGACCGGGGACGCCCTCGAGCAGGACGTGCCCGTTGGCGAGGAGGGCGACGAGCAGCCCGTCGACCAGGTGCTTCTGGCCCACGATGACCTTGCCCATCCCCGCCTGGAGATCGGCGACGAAGCGCCCCTCCTCCCGGACGAGGGCGTTGACCTTCTCGATGTCGCTCTCCATGCTGTCGAGCCTCCCTTGCCTGCCTCGCGCGTCCGCGCCGGGCCCGCGCCGCCGCCGGGCCCCGGATCGGCAGCGGCGGCCCGCTGCGCCATTGTCATGCCAGACGGGGCGAAAATCCACCGGGGATGACGCCGCCGATGATGATACCGTCCGGCCCGCCGCGGCGCGTGTGATCCGCGACACGCGGCCGCCTGCGCCCGGGGCGCGTCAGACGTCCAGCACCACGAACGCCGTCCACCCGCGCTCGGTCCGCTCGACGCGCAGCCGGTGCAGGGTGACGGCCTTGACGTCGGCCAGGAGGCCGTGGCGCGCCGGGTCCAGGGCCTCGCCCTCGGCCTGCGCCTCGAGCGCGAGCCCGCCGTCGCGCTCCTCGATGCGCACCGAGGCGACCCGCAGGAGCAACCCCTCGGCGTCCTTGTAGTAGACGAGCTCCTCGAGGAAGCGATACAGCAGCAGGTCGGCAGCCGCCTCCTCGAGCCGCATGGTGCGCCGCTGGCGCGCCGCGATGGCCCCGGGGTCCGCGGACATCGTGGCGACGGTGGCCTCCGCGGCGGCGAGGAACGCCTCCTCGAGCGTGGGCCCCCACGCCTCGAAGGCGACGTCCGCGATGGCGACGTCGTCACGCGCGCGCCAGCCCCGCGGCTGCGGGACTGCGGCGCCGGTGGGGGGCACGCCTAGCCCTTCACGTTGCCGATGGGGACCAGGCGCACGACCCGCCGGCTGATCCCCGCCAGCTCGGTCGCGGCCACCACGAGGTCGATGTCCTTGTACGCCGCCCCCGCCTCCTCGGCGAAGCCCCCATAGCTGGCAGTGCGCACGAGGATCCCCTGCTCCTCCATGCTCCGCTCGAGCGCGCGCCCCGAGAAGCGGCGCTTGGCCTCATGGCGACTCATCGTCCGGCCGCTGCCGTGGGCGGTGGAGAAGAAGGTCTCGCTCCCCCCCGGCGTCCCGGCCAGCAGGTACGAGCCGGTCTGCATGGACCCGCCGATGATCACCGGCTGGCCCGTCTCGCGGTACATCGCGGGAAGCTCCTCGCGGCCCGGGCCGAAGGCGCGCGTCGCCCCCTTGCGGTGCACGAGCAGCTCGCGCACCCGCCCGTCGACGAGGTGGCGCTCGAGCTTCGCCGTGTTGTGGCAGACGTCGTAGACCTGGCTCATGCCCAGCTCGCGCGGATCCCTGCCGAAGACCTCGGCGAACACCTCGCGGATCCGGTGCGCGATCACCTGCCGGTTGGCGAACGACATGTTCAGGGCGCACTTCATCGCCGCGAAGTAGTCCTGGCCCTCGGGCGAGCCGAAGGGCGCGCAGGCCAGCTCCCGGTCGGGGACGGCGATGTGGTAGCGCGGCCCCATCACCTTGAGGAAGCTCATCAGGTAGTCCGAGGCCACCTGGTGGCCGAAGCCGCGGCTGCCGCAGTGGAACATGACGACGACCTGGTTCGGCAGCGTGAGCCCGAAGGCGCGTGCCAGCGCCTCGTCGAAGACGTTCTCCGGCCGAACGACCTGCACCTCCAGGTAGTGGTTGCCCGAGCCGAGGGTGCCGATCTGCGCGCAGCCGCGCTCGACCGCCCGCGCGCTGACCGTGGCGGCGTCCGCCCCGTCGATGCGCCCCCCCTCCTCCGTGCGCTCGAGGTCCTCCTCCCAGCCGTACCCCTCGCGGATGCACCAGGGGGCGCCCTGCTCGACGACCTTGCGGAAGATCGCCGGCTTCAGGTCGAGGAACCCGCGGCTGCCGACGCCGGCCGGGATCCGCGCAAAGAGCCGGTCGACGAGCAGGCGCAGGCGCGGGCGCACCTCCGCCTCGGTGAGGTTCGTCAGCAGCAGCCGCATCCCGCAGTTGATGTCGAAGCCGATCCCGCCGGGCGAGATCACGCCGGTGTCCGGGTCCATCGCGGCGACGCCGCCGATCGGGAAGCCGTAGCCCCAGTGGCCGTCCGGCATGCAGAAGGCGCACCGGACGATCCCGGGGAGCATCGCCACGTTCGTGACCTGCTCGAAGACCCCCTCGTCCATCTCGCCCAGGAGCCGCTCGGAGGCGCAGACGCGCGCGGGGACGCGCATCCCCTGCTTGTAGCTCGGCGGGATCTCCCAGACGGCCTCCGCGACCCTGCGGATCCCCTTCGGAAGCGGCATGGCGCTCGCACCTCCCGGCGACGGGACGCCCGACGCGGGCGCCCCGCCTGGAATGTACGCCGCATTCGCGCGCGCCGCAAAGCGGCTGCCTTGACTTCCGGTTTTCCGGGCACCAACATCCCCCCGTCATGGGCATGGCATTCCGCTACCTGCCGACCGCGAGCGCGGCCTTCAACACCGGCTACCGCGCGCTGCGGATGTACCTGAGCAACCACTCCCTCAGGGCCTGGGCGGCCGCGGGCGCGCACCATGCCCGCCGGCTCCGGGGCGAACCCTGCCCGACCTTCGCCACGGTCGCGGTCACCTACCGGTGCCAGTGCCGCTGCGAGCACTGCTACTCGGACTCGCCGGCGCGCCCGCGCGAGAACGAGCTGACCACCGAGGAGGCGCGGCGGGTCCTGCGCGAGATCCGCGGGCTCGGCGCAATGATCGTCCACTTCTCGGGGGGCGAGCCGCTGCTGCGGGAGGACCTCTTCGAGCTGGTCGCGTACGCGCGTTCGCTCGGGCTGCTGACGCGGGTCAACTCCAACGGGCTGCTCCTGACCGACGAGAATGTGCGGCGCCTCAAGGTGGCGGGACTCACGGAGTGCGGCGTGTCGCTCGACAGCGCCGACCCCGCGGTGCACGATCGCTTCCGCGGGACGCCGGGCCTGCACGAGCGGGCGGTGCGCGGGATCCGCACCGTCGTCCGCCACGGCATACCGTGCCGGATCATGACCGTCGCCCCCCGCGAGAGCATCCCCGAGGGCCTCGAGCGCACGATCGCCCTCGGGAGGAGCCTCGGCGGGCGGCACATGTACGTCCTGATCCCGATCGCCACCGGCGCGTGGACCGACGCCGCGGACAAGCTGCTGACGGCGGCGGAGCGGGCGAAGCTTCGCGAGCTGCAGGACCTGACGTTCGCGCACCTGGAGATGCCCCGGGCGGGGACGAACTGCTGCATGTACCGCAACGAACTGCTGTACGTCTCGGCGAACGGCAACGTGACCCCGTGCGCCTTCGTGCCCTTCGTCCTCGGCAACCTGCGGGAGCGGCCGCTCGCCGAGATCTGGCGCCGCCACTGCCGGCGGCCGGCCATGGTCTGCCGCGGCGACTGCCCGATGAACATCCCGGAGCAACG from bacterium includes:
- a CDS encoding DUF58 domain-containing protein; its protein translation is MTPAPRPKAAPEVPGAAAAAIPREVLRRVRQIEIRTNRMVTSVFGGEYLSVFKGQGMEFQEVRAYVPGDDVRSIDWNVSARGGGLFVKKFVEERELTVMLLVDVSASQFFGGTARFKKDLAAEIAAVLAFAAIRNNDRVGLVLFTDRVELHVPPGKGSGHVLRVIREVLSFTPRGRGTRLVSALEFLNRVTHRRSVAFLLSDFHDAGFERPLRVTARRHDLISVVIGDRREREWPAVGLVEWRDPESGARRLVDTSGRGVREALARGWGERRRRLLDTLRGARCDAVEVFAGEPYERELISFFKLRERRLRM
- a CDS encoding RtcB family protein; this encodes MPLPKGIRRVAEAVWEIPPSYKQGMRVPARVCASERLLGEMDEGVFEQVTNVAMLPGIVRCAFCMPDGHWGYGFPIGGVAAMDPDTGVISPGGIGFDINCGMRLLLTNLTEAEVRPRLRLLVDRLFARIPAGVGSRGFLDLKPAIFRKVVEQGAPWCIREGYGWEEDLERTEEGGRIDGADAATVSARAVERGCAQIGTLGSGNHYLEVQVVRPENVFDEALARAFGLTLPNQVVVMFHCGSRGFGHQVASDYLMSFLKVMGPRYHIAVPDRELACAPFGSPEGQDYFAAMKCALNMSFANRQVIAHRIREVFAEVFGRDPRELGMSQVYDVCHNTAKLERHLVDGRVRELLVHRKGATRAFGPGREELPAMYRETGQPVIIGGSMQTGSYLLAGTPGGSETFFSTAHGSGRTMSRHEAKRRFSGRALERSMEEQGILVRTASYGGFAEEAGAAYKDIDLVVAATELAGISRRVVRLVPIGNVKG
- a CDS encoding radical SAM protein, producing the protein MGMAFRYLPTASAAFNTGYRALRMYLSNHSLRAWAAAGAHHARRLRGEPCPTFATVAVTYRCQCRCEHCYSDSPARPRENELTTEEARRVLREIRGLGAMIVHFSGGEPLLREDLFELVAYARSLGLLTRVNSNGLLLTDENVRRLKVAGLTECGVSLDSADPAVHDRFRGTPGLHERAVRGIRTVVRHGIPCRIMTVAPRESIPEGLERTIALGRSLGGRHMYVLIPIATGAWTDAADKLLTAAERAKLRELQDLTFAHLEMPRAGTNCCMYRNELLYVSANGNVTPCAFVPFVLGNLRERPLAEIWRRHCRRPAMVCRGDCPMNIPEQREALRRHVEDAARDLRRERGAAAP
- a CDS encoding archease, whose product is MPPTGAAVPQPRGWRARDDVAIADVAFEAWGPTLEEAFLAAAEATVATMSADPGAIAARQRRTMRLEEAAADLLLYRFLEELVYYKDAEGLLLRVASVRIEERDGGLALEAQAEGEALDPARHGLLADVKAVTLHRLRVERTERGWTAFVVLDV
- a CDS encoding MoxR family ATPase — protein: MESDIEKVNALVREEGRFVADLQAGMGKVIVGQKHLVDGLLVALLANGHVLLEGVPGLAKTLAVRTLAALIDVSFQRVQFTPDLLPADLVGTLVYNPREATFSTRKGPIFANLVLADEINRAPAKVQSALLEAMQERQVTIGQETFPLPRPFLVLATQNPIEQEGTYPLPEAQVDRFMLKLRVGYPTLEEERRIMDAMAFTEKEIAVRPVVRPEALVRARQVVDAIYVDAKIKDYILSVVFATREPEKYQLKLGDYIRYGASPRASLYLAVAARAHAFVAGRGYVTPQDVKAIAPDVLRHRLIVSYEAEAEEITADGLIGRILGELPVP